The Edaphobacter sp. 12200R-103 genome contains a region encoding:
- a CDS encoding recombinase family protein: protein MIVWQLDRLGRACVMSSNAGKCNSMHLLSASDTTTPTGRKLWQMIGVLAELARSLIVERTQAGMKEARRRGLQLGRRKETISCARRKGP, encoded by the coding sequence TTGATTGTGTGGCAGCTCGACCGATTGGGCCGCGCCTGCGTGATGAGCTCAAACGCAGGGAAGTGTAATTCCATGCACTTACTGAGTGCTAGCGATACAACGACGCCCACCGGCCGCAAGCTATGGCAGATGATCGGCGTACTGGCGGAGCTTGCGCGGAGCCTGATTGTCGAACGCACTCAGGCCGGGATGAAGGAAGCCCGACGACGTGGATTACAGCTCGGCCGTAGGAAAGAAACTATCTCCTGCGCACGTCGCAAAGGCCCGTAA
- a CDS encoding site-specific integrase, with the protein MMELVSLRCVETAEIEQAGVRWANDEGAERVGKRPETSPVHFAKFARQWLRFLGVLNLPGRPTGCFDVQVAEFKDALEERRLASTTINTYVTRTENFLRWLSARCSDLSLVSVYDVDDFLASKHDARAHLLTISGHCIALRAFVHFAEEQGWSPPGIWRGIVGPRIPMYTEPPAGPSWVDVRRLIRSTQGKTSGDLRTRALLLLCAIYGLRVSEVARLRLEDFNWRSETFSVLRSKRGGVQQFPIQYEVGEAILDYLRYGRPRCACRHLFLTAQLPYRPLSKGAICSVIQRQFNRLGIQSKHRGPHSLRHACATRLLTKGSSLKEIADFLGHRSTQCVAIYARYDRRSLRNVAAFSLAEIL; encoded by the coding sequence ATGATGGAACTTGTCAGTTTGCGGTGCGTCGAAACTGCCGAAATCGAACAAGCTGGAGTGCGCTGGGCCAATGATGAGGGAGCTGAACGAGTAGGCAAACGCCCTGAGACCTCTCCTGTACATTTTGCTAAATTTGCCCGCCAGTGGCTCCGCTTTCTTGGTGTTTTGAACTTACCTGGTCGGCCAACCGGATGTTTCGATGTTCAGGTTGCCGAATTCAAGGACGCCTTAGAAGAGCGACGGCTCGCGTCCACCACCATAAATACCTACGTCACCCGAACAGAGAACTTCTTGCGATGGCTATCTGCGCGTTGCAGTGACCTATCCCTCGTTTCGGTCTATGACGTGGACGATTTTCTAGCCTCCAAGCATGACGCTCGGGCCCACCTTCTGACGATTTCTGGTCACTGTATCGCACTTCGTGCATTCGTCCACTTTGCGGAAGAGCAAGGCTGGTCTCCACCTGGTATCTGGCGCGGTATCGTCGGTCCACGTATCCCCATGTACACGGAACCTCCCGCAGGACCGAGTTGGGTCGACGTGCGGCGCCTGATCCGCTCGACGCAGGGCAAGACCTCCGGGGATTTGCGTACTCGCGCCCTGCTTCTCCTCTGTGCGATCTACGGTCTACGGGTCAGCGAAGTAGCGCGCCTTCGTTTGGAGGATTTCAATTGGCGAAGCGAGACGTTTTCCGTCCTGCGCTCCAAACGCGGTGGAGTCCAACAGTTCCCTATTCAGTATGAAGTGGGTGAAGCCATCCTCGACTATCTACGCTATGGACGTCCACGCTGCGCCTGCCGGCACCTTTTTTTAACTGCGCAGCTTCCATATCGGCCACTCTCTAAGGGAGCAATATGCAGTGTCATCCAAAGACAGTTCAATAGACTGGGAATTCAATCAAAGCATCGTGGTCCCCATTCTCTACGCCACGCATGCGCTACCCGTCTGTTAACAAAGGGCAGCTCATTGAAGGAGATCGCGGACTTTCTTGGACATCGAAGCACTCAATGCGTTGCCATTTATGCGAGATACGACCGACGATCTTTACGAAATGTGGCGGCCTTCAGTTTGGCGGAGATACTGTGA
- a CDS encoding tyrosine-type recombinase/integrase → MKLNVAADIYVRKKRDEGLVYSWPAGYLAALCRQVGDVSLDQITSREIATFLEGPKTSPSTWLEKYHMLRGFFDFWLARGEIDILPMPVKRTVSDRPFLPYIFTHAEIRLLLNGARNTRKVKRSKIDHTTLRTILIFLYGTGLRVGEALRLQEEDVDLEKGAVSVHGNRFNRSRIIPIGLDLRKVLEAYAASRRKEMNDPYFFQDKAGERLSYSKLEKMFRRLRHKSEIRRHDDGDCYQPRMYDLRHTFATHRIAAWIKHGANLNRMLPALAIYMGLTDFRSTEKYLAFAPERFRAQLVKLSPLRGKKRWRDDLALMKFLSALSDDSGKSRRLNGSAPIRIDPKSVAPTLPGHLQLRQRNDL, encoded by the coding sequence GTGAAGCTCAATGTAGCAGCAGATATTTATGTCAGAAAAAAACGAGACGAGGGCCTTGTCTATAGCTGGCCCGCAGGCTATCTTGCGGCTCTGTGCAGGCAGGTAGGAGATGTCTCACTCGATCAGATCACCAGTCGCGAGATCGCGACATTTCTCGAAGGACCCAAGACTTCTCCGAGCACTTGGCTCGAAAAATATCACATGCTTAGGGGCTTCTTTGATTTCTGGTTAGCACGCGGCGAGATCGACATTCTGCCGATGCCGGTGAAGCGAACTGTCAGTGATCGTCCCTTTCTTCCTTATATCTTCACTCATGCGGAAATCCGCCTTTTGTTGAATGGAGCGCGTAATACTCGGAAGGTGAAACGTAGCAAGATAGACCACACAACTCTGCGCACTATTCTGATCTTTTTGTACGGAACAGGTCTGCGAGTCGGGGAAGCTCTTCGATTGCAGGAAGAGGATGTGGATCTCGAAAAAGGCGCAGTCAGTGTCCATGGAAATCGCTTCAATCGTTCAAGAATCATTCCGATCGGCCTAGACCTAAGGAAGGTGCTAGAGGCGTACGCGGCTTCGAGACGGAAAGAGATGAATGATCCTTACTTTTTCCAGGACAAGGCTGGAGAACGTCTGAGCTATAGCAAGCTTGAAAAGATGTTCCGGAGACTACGCCACAAATCTGAGATTCGGCGACATGACGATGGTGACTGCTATCAGCCTCGCATGTATGATCTGCGGCACACATTTGCGACGCACCGAATTGCCGCATGGATTAAACACGGCGCGAACCTGAACCGTATGTTGCCTGCGCTGGCGATCTATATGGGCTTGACTGATTTCAGGTCGACCGAAAAGTACCTCGCCTTTGCGCCGGAGCGCTTTCGCGCTCAACTCGTCAAGCTGAGTCCCCTGCGCGGAAAGAAACGGTGGCGTGACGATCTTGCACTCATGAAATTTCTGTCTGCATTGTCGGACGACAGCGGCAAAAGTCGTCGCCTGAATGGAAGCGCTCCCATTCGAATCGACCCAAAGAGTGTGGCTCCAACGCTACCAGGACATCTCCAATTAAGGCAGAGAAATGATCTTTGA
- a CDS encoding site-specific integrase: protein METVSLADIDKFVVAKRAEGCRPRGIANQCKALRSFFRFAEMRGWCVPNLALTIRIPRIPKNEPRPTGPTWTQVRQLLELTEGNDPEHIRARALLLLFTIYGLRASEVINLRLEDFDWQSEVFTIRRAKHGGTQQYPIQYEVGEAILKYLRYVRPRVDDRHVFLGERRPWGPLQHTTMWRTVSRRLGALGIELRHQGPHALRHACATRLLQKGSSLKEIADFLGHRNTKSVGIYAKCDIAALRKVAAFRLGGLR from the coding sequence ATGGAAACCGTTTCCTTGGCCGACATTGACAAGTTTGTTGTCGCGAAGCGTGCAGAAGGATGCAGGCCCCGCGGGATTGCCAACCAATGCAAGGCTTTGCGCAGTTTCTTCCGTTTTGCTGAAATGCGCGGATGGTGTGTGCCGAATCTCGCACTCACCATCCGAATCCCCCGTATTCCCAAAAACGAGCCGCGCCCCACGGGACCAACGTGGACGCAGGTCCGCCAACTGCTAGAACTGACCGAAGGGAATGACCCTGAGCATATTCGCGCCCGGGCACTCCTGCTTCTGTTTACGATCTATGGACTGCGCGCGAGTGAAGTCATCAACCTGCGTCTGGAGGATTTTGATTGGCAGAGTGAAGTCTTCACCATTCGGCGCGCCAAGCATGGCGGCACTCAGCAATATCCGATCCAATACGAAGTGGGGGAGGCGATTCTTAAATATCTTCGATATGTCCGACCGCGTGTCGATGATCGGCACGTCTTCCTTGGAGAACGACGCCCTTGGGGACCACTCCAACACACCACTATGTGGAGGACCGTATCGAGGCGGTTGGGAGCACTTGGAATAGAGCTCCGTCATCAGGGACCTCACGCTTTACGTCACGCATGTGCAACCCGGCTGCTCCAGAAAGGGTCATCCCTTAAAGAAATCGCCGACTTCCTAGGACACCGCAATACGAAATCTGTTGGTATCTATGCAAAGTGCGATATCGCCGCTCTTCGCAAGGTTGCCGCCTTTCGCCTGGGCGGGTTGCGATGA
- a CDS encoding tyrosine-type recombinase/integrase — MKLQEGIEVYIEARQSEGAPWMKGAQSLRSLCRSLGNMPLNRIRVNQIAPFLDGPHTSAATWYNKYCVLRQFFCYWKARNEIYGLPLPPPRRFPAQTFVPYVYSRTELRRLLVAAGTTQRDLNSVIGPRTFRTLLLFLYGTGAGLSEAVQLERGDVDFRRRRITLRSCVARCAREIPIGSDLYEILLQYHRAHHQQEAIRDPQFFLTKDGAQIKASTASKTFQKVRKKAGVARYDGARYQPRMQDLRYTFAVHRLTAWFKNGADMGRMIPALSAYMGQHDLSASERYLRLTPERFRAQLNKLSPKRGKRRWRDDSELMRFLDSL; from the coding sequence ATGAAGCTACAGGAAGGAATTGAAGTTTATATCGAGGCGAGACAATCCGAAGGCGCGCCCTGGATGAAAGGTGCGCAAAGCCTGCGTTCCCTTTGCCGAAGCCTCGGGAATATGCCCCTGAATCGAATCCGAGTCAACCAGATTGCGCCTTTTCTCGATGGTCCTCACACCTCCGCTGCAACTTGGTACAACAAATACTGCGTCCTGCGGCAGTTCTTTTGCTACTGGAAGGCCCGTAATGAGATATACGGGTTGCCTCTGCCTCCCCCACGGCGCTTTCCCGCACAGACATTTGTCCCCTACGTTTATTCGCGAACTGAGCTCCGGCGGCTGCTGGTAGCAGCCGGAACCACTCAACGAGACTTGAACTCTGTGATCGGCCCTCGTACCTTTCGCACCTTGCTTCTGTTCCTTTATGGCACCGGCGCGGGTCTCAGCGAAGCTGTTCAACTGGAGCGCGGTGACGTGGACTTTCGCAGGAGACGAATCACTCTTCGCAGTTGTGTCGCCCGCTGTGCGCGCGAGATTCCGATTGGTTCTGATCTTTACGAGATATTGCTGCAGTATCACCGAGCGCATCATCAACAAGAGGCAATAAGAGACCCGCAATTCTTTCTAACCAAGGATGGGGCACAGATAAAGGCAAGCACGGCGAGCAAGACTTTCCAGAAGGTGCGCAAGAAAGCAGGCGTTGCTCGCTATGACGGAGCCCGCTACCAGCCGAGGATGCAAGATCTGCGATATACCTTCGCTGTCCACCGATTAACTGCATGGTTCAAGAACGGCGCAGACATGGGGCGAATGATTCCGGCGCTTTCGGCCTACATGGGACAGCATGACCTCAGCGCGTCGGAACGTTATCTACGCCTGACTCCAGAGCGCTTTCGAGCGCAACTCAATAAACTCAGTCCAAAGCGAGGCAAAAGGCGGTGGCGCGATGATAGCGAGCTGATGAGGTTTCTTGACAGTCTATGA
- a CDS encoding site-specific integrase — protein sequence MAFITEKEELKPGLILFRRGDVDHRMWYCRMKMPKADRYKTVSLKTTDISAARERAFDHDADVRFRIKHDVPVFNRPFRDVAREYLLTQEARAKRGEISAARPKKLRAVIEGTLDRYAGSTQVHLIGDERWGGYPAWRRENGAGRHRRNGVREVTADAAQTFADHEAERRIKVQQTLGIRVLKPIKVKPSEERTVPFISDSTIRFEMSIFGAIMNYAVKKRYVPASQRFDERPKLKTMRRDEFTLEEYRKLHTVGRKWIAEADKPSSVWYRTVTYNLILIACNTGMRPAEMKNLRWRDIMPAKDREGREIVVLFVQGKGKSRKLVAPKSVGDYLERIRAISKATQQDDRVFTNVAGKPAKTLYSSLVADLLSEANLREGTQGVPRSTYCFRHTYATLRLQEGVDVYFLAEQMGTSVHMIESHYGHVNTIKHADRVLQGMAGWELPQPDVTKAKASKAAETHDKGKRGKRHRPR from the coding sequence ATGGCGTTTATTACCGAGAAAGAGGAGCTGAAACCCGGCCTGATTCTCTTCCGACGCGGCGACGTAGATCATCGGATGTGGTATTGCCGCATGAAGATGCCGAAGGCCGACCGCTATAAGACGGTTTCGCTCAAGACGACAGATATAAGTGCGGCGCGTGAACGCGCCTTCGACCATGATGCCGATGTGCGGTTTCGCATCAAGCATGACGTTCCGGTGTTCAACCGTCCCTTCCGCGACGTGGCGCGCGAGTATCTGTTGACGCAGGAGGCGCGAGCGAAGCGCGGAGAGATCAGCGCCGCGCGACCGAAGAAGCTCCGTGCCGTCATCGAAGGCACGTTAGACAGGTATGCAGGTTCCACGCAGGTCCATCTCATCGGGGATGAACGCTGGGGCGGCTATCCGGCATGGCGGCGGGAGAATGGCGCGGGACGCCACCGGCGCAACGGCGTTCGAGAAGTCACCGCCGACGCAGCGCAAACTTTCGCAGACCATGAAGCCGAGCGCCGCATCAAAGTTCAGCAGACTTTGGGCATCCGAGTGTTAAAACCGATTAAAGTCAAACCTTCCGAAGAACGGACTGTTCCTTTCATCAGCGATTCCACCATCCGCTTCGAGATGTCCATCTTCGGCGCGATCATGAATTATGCGGTGAAGAAACGCTACGTTCCCGCAAGCCAGCGCTTCGACGAGCGCCCCAAGCTCAAGACGATGCGGCGTGACGAGTTTACGCTGGAGGAGTATCGCAAACTCCACACCGTAGGCCGCAAGTGGATTGCCGAGGCTGATAAGCCGTCAAGCGTTTGGTATCGCACAGTCACCTACAACTTGATTCTGATTGCCTGCAATACCGGCATGAGGCCAGCGGAGATGAAGAATCTCCGGTGGCGCGACATCATGCCTGCAAAAGACCGCGAGGGTCGCGAGATCGTTGTCTTGTTCGTGCAGGGCAAGGGCAAATCACGCAAACTGGTTGCGCCTAAGAGCGTGGGAGACTATTTAGAACGCATTCGTGCCATTTCCAAAGCCACCCAACAGGATGACAGAGTATTTACCAATGTCGCGGGCAAGCCCGCAAAGACGCTGTATAGCTCCTTGGTTGCCGATCTTCTGAGCGAAGCGAATCTGCGCGAAGGAACGCAGGGCGTTCCGCGCTCGACCTATTGCTTCCGGCATACCTACGCCACGCTTCGCTTACAGGAAGGTGTGGACGTATATTTTCTCGCCGAGCAGATGGGAACATCCGTCCACATGATTGAAAGCCACTACGGACACGTGAACACCATCAAGCACGCCGACCGCGTGTTGCAGGGCATGGCGGGTTGGGAGTTGCCGCAACCAGACGTAACCAAGGCGAAGGCGTCGAAAGCGGCAGAGACGCACGATAAAGGCAAACGAGGCAAGCGCCACAGGCCGCGCTGA
- a CDS encoding creatininase family protein produces MIALHGLHLRFKDLCLASSLALLSLGSAGAVAQAASSQAKLPVQWEELTGPDFVKAIHAAQGTCILPIGILEKHGPHLPIGSDLLNARYTAIHAAEKQYVIVFPQYYFGQIAEARHEPGTVSYSRELQLAMLQATTDEMGRNGCKKILIINGHGGNAHLLPYFVQTQLDKPHDYVVYLFDQRTPATGGPKKKTTNDQHAGESETSKLMIVRPDLVHPERAKDESGADQNRQKLPEGVYTGIWWYARFPDHYAGDGSAASHELGEYQMNWWVDSVSRVLAAIKADDVTPRLQQEFFEKTSHPIDTPQ; encoded by the coding sequence ATGATTGCGTTGCACGGCCTGCACTTGAGATTCAAAGACCTCTGTCTCGCATCTTCCCTCGCTCTTCTCAGTCTCGGCAGCGCCGGCGCAGTTGCTCAGGCCGCCTCTTCGCAGGCAAAGCTGCCCGTCCAGTGGGAGGAGTTGACCGGCCCCGACTTCGTAAAGGCCATTCACGCTGCTCAGGGGACCTGCATCCTTCCTATCGGGATCCTGGAAAAGCACGGTCCGCACCTTCCCATCGGCTCCGACCTGCTCAACGCCCGCTACACGGCTATCCACGCAGCAGAGAAACAGTACGTCATCGTCTTCCCCCAGTACTATTTCGGCCAGATCGCCGAGGCGCGTCATGAACCCGGCACCGTCTCTTACAGCCGCGAGCTTCAGCTAGCCATGCTGCAGGCCACCACCGATGAGATGGGCCGCAACGGTTGCAAAAAGATCCTCATTATTAACGGACACGGCGGCAACGCCCACCTGCTGCCGTACTTCGTGCAGACCCAGCTCGACAAGCCGCACGATTACGTCGTTTACCTCTTCGATCAGCGCACTCCTGCGACCGGCGGCCCGAAGAAGAAGACCACCAACGACCAGCACGCTGGTGAGAGCGAGACCTCCAAGCTGATGATCGTCCGCCCCGACCTCGTACACCCCGAACGCGCCAAGGATGAGTCCGGAGCCGACCAGAACCGGCAGAAGCTACCCGAAGGCGTCTACACCGGCATCTGGTGGTACGCCCGCTTCCCCGACCACTACGCCGGAGACGGCTCCGCCGCCAGCCACGAGTTGGGCGAATACCAGATGAACTGGTGGGTCGACTCCGTCAGCCGCGTCCTCGCCGCCATCAAGGCCGACGACGTCACACCGCGACTCCAGCAGGAGTTCTTTGAAAAAACCTCCCATCCCATCGATACGCCGCAATAG